Below is a genomic region from Streptomyces roseoviridis.
CGTCGCGCCGGGCAGGCAGGCCGCCGCCACCGCAGCCGCGAAGACGCCCGCGGCCTCGCGCCCGTACGAGGACTGGTGGGCGCCCGCGATGTCGAGGGCCTCGGCGTAGGCGGCGGGCGGGTTGGCGGCGTTGACCAGGCCGACGGGGGCCATGTACATGGCCGCGCCGCAGTTCACGATGTTCCCGGTGCCGGCCTCGCGGGGGTCGGCGTGGCCGTAGTGGAGCCGGGTCACGATCCACTTCTCGGCGAGGAAGATCCGCTGGAGGGGAAGGGCCTCGGCCTCCAGTTCGGGGATCCAGACGGTGCGGTCCATGAGTTCGGGGACGAGGTGCTCGGCGACCGCGTGGGCGTCGAGGTGGTCGCGGACCTTCTCGTACACCCGGATCAGGGCGTGGGTCATCAGGGTGTCGTCGGTGACGTGTCCGTCGCCCTTGTGGTACGGCGCGATGGGGCGGGCGGTGCGCCATTCGGCGCCGTTCCAGGGGCCGACGACGCCGGTGACGCGACCGCCGTGGCGTTCGGCGATCTGCTCCGGGGTGTAGCCCTCGACGGGGCCGCCGAGGGCGTCGCCCACGGCGGCCCCGAGGAGACTGCCGGTGATCCGGTCATCCAGAGAGGGGATGCTTGGGTCGGTCATGTCGGAATTGTCCACCCGGAGTGCCCGGTTCCGTGGCTGCGAGCAGACCGGCGAGTTCCACGAGGTCGGTGCCCGCGAGCCGGGGCAGCGCACAGCCGGCGAGCGTGCGGCACGCCTCCCGCCAGGTGGCCGGGATCTCGCTGCCGCCCGCCAGCGCGCCGGTGAGCGCGCCCGCGAGCGCGGGCGCCGAGTCGGCGACCCGGGAGAGGCAGGCCGCGGCCGGTACCGCCGCGGCCACCTCGCCGCGCGCGGCGAGCGCCAGGGCGAGGGCGACCGGGACCGTCTCGGCGGCGGCGATGCCGTAGCTGTAGACGTGGTCGACGATCTGGTGCTCCAGGAGCGGCACGAGTTCGAAGGCCGAGCCGGCGGTCCGGGCCAGCTCCACCGCGTACCGGCCGTTGCGGCCGATCTCGGTGGCGGAGGGCAGCTGGTCGAGTGCCGCCTCCACCGCCTCCTCGGGCGAGGCGCCGCCGAGGGCGGCGGCGACCGCCGCCGCCATGGCGCGGGCGCCGTGCACACCGTCGCCGTCCTGGGTGTAACGGGCGTCGAAGTCGGCGAGTTCGGCGGCCGCGGCCGGGACGCCCGGGTGCGCGAGGGCCAGTACGGCGGCGCGGACGCAGGCGGCGTCGTCGAAGTAGTGCGGGTTGTCGTGCCCGGTCGCCGGCGGGCGCAGGCCGGTGGCCAGGTTGCCGAGTCCGGCCCGTACCGAGATCCGGGCGCGCAGCGGCAGCACGGCCGACTCCACCTCCGGCGCGCGCTCGGCCGCGGCGGCGACCTGCCCGGCGAGCGAGTTCCACGCGAGGTCGACGGCGGCGCGCAGCCGGCGCTCGGGGGCGAGGGTACGGAACAGGGGGCCGTGCGCGGCGAGCAGCGCCTCGGCGGTGAACACGGCCCACTCGGCGTCGTCGGAGGGCCCGAGCCGCAGTGGCTCGGGCGGCTGGTTGAGGGCGATGGGGACGGGCAGGGTCGTCGTCGCGTTCTGCTCGGCGAAGGTGTCCAGCTCACGGGTGAGCCGGCGGGTCCACTCGGGCATCCGGGCGGCCCGGTGCCGCGCCGCGGGCCACCCGGCGGCATCCCCCGCGGCCAGCCCGAGGAGCAGTCCCTCGATCCGGTCCCGGCCCGCGCCGGTGGCCCGGGCCCGTCCTTCGGTCCGGGAGGCGGCCCCCGACGGCCCCTGATGAGCGGCCGCCACGCGCCGGACGCCTCCGGCCGGCCCCTCGGGTCCCTCGCCCGCCCGGCCGGCCCGCCCGGCCGCGGGCTGCGCCCGCCCGGTCCGGCCTCGGAGGGCAGCGCTCGCGGTGGCGGGCTGCGCCCGGCCGTCGTGTCCGGGCGGGGGAGGACCCGGGGTGGTGGCGTCGGCCGGTGCGGGCCTTCCGCCGGCTTCACCGGCCGGGCCCCCGGAAGGACGCGTGCCGCGGGCCGGGGCGGGGGTGCCCGCCGCCGTGCCGTCGGGCGCGGTGGACCGCGACCACCCTTCGGGTCCCGCCGGGCGCGGGCCCGTCGGGGTGGCGTCCGAACCCGGCGGCGCCGCCTGCGGCCGGCCGTCCCGGCCGGCTTGGCGCAGGCCCGTGGCAGCGGTGTCCGTGCCCACCGTGAAGTGGGTCCGGCCTTTCGGCTCGGTGGGGTGCCGGGCGTCCTCCTCGGCGGGGCGCAGGGTGTCGTCGACCGTCGTGGTGTCGGCGCTCATGCCGGGTCCTCCTCCGGGGTCAGCAGGTCCGCGATGTCCAGGACGTGGTAGCCCCGCATCGAGGGCAGGCAGCTGCCGGCGACCGGCGGGATGGCCGAGGACCACTCCTCCGGGATCGCGGCGGCGCCGCCCAGCGCGCCCGCGAGGGCGCCCGCGACGGCTGCCGTCGTGTCGGCGTCGCGGCCCATGTTGACGGCCGTGAGGACCGAGGTGCGGAAGTCGCCGCGGGCCGCGGCGAAGGCGCCGAAGGCGAGGGCGACGGCCTCGGGGGCCAGGTCGGTCCACGGGTAGCCGCCGATGACGACGGCCGAGCGGACCGTGCGCTCGCGGGTCAGCGGGTCGGGCTGGATCCGCTGTGCCGCCACCACCGCGCGCCGCATGGAGCGGGCCGTCCAGGAGTCCATCGGCACGACGGACAGGGCCGCCGCGATGACCGAGGTCACCGAGGCGCCGTCCATCGCCGCCGCGACGCCCGCCGCGACGGCCTGCCCGCCGTAGATGCCCTCGCCCTCGTGGCTGACCGTGCCGTCGATGGCGACGAGCCGGGCCGCCTCGGCGGGACGGCCGGCGGCGAAGACACCGAAGGGCGCGGCCCGCATGGCCAGGCCGTCGCTCCAGGCGTGCCGGTGCTGGGCGGAGATCGGAGCGGCCAGGCCCCGGCGGAGGTTCTCCAGGGTGCCGCGCTCGGAGAAGCCGGCGCCCCGGAACGGGCCCTCGTCGAGGTCGGCGATCCAGTGGTGCCAGGCCCGTTCGACGTGGGCCACGGTGAGGGCGGAGCCGTGCCGGGCCAGGAGCAGGCCGGAGAAGATGGCGTACTCGGTGTCGTCCGTGCCCGCCGGACGGTCCGTCACGAAGCCCTCGATGCGGCCCCATCGGCGCCGGATCTCCGAGGGCCGCAGGTTCTCGGCGGGCGCGCCGAGCGCGTCGCCGACCGCGAGTCCGAGCAGGGCGCCCCGGGCGCGTTCGCGCACGCCCGTGACCGTCGTGCCACCCACCATCTCTCTCCCCTTTCGCGCTCCTCCCCATCTGTGCCACGCGGGGCGCCCCACCGCTCACCGAAACGTTTCTGTCACCCGCGTGACACCACGTCAGGGGCAGGCCGTGAGCGGTTCGGTAAGGCGAACCATACGAAGGCGGGCCTTACTAAGTACGGCCTGCCTTGCTGGCGCGCCCCTTACATCGGGCGTATTTTCGAGTACGTCGGAAGGGGGCGGGCACGCCGAACCCGCAGGAAAGACAGGGGAGAAGCATGTCCATCATCGAAGCCGTCGCACCACTGCACGAGGCCCACCGCGACAACCACACCCACCGCGACGTGAACGGCGGCTGGCTGCGCCCCGCGGTCTTCGGCGCGATGGACGGACTCGTCTCCAACCTCGCGCTCATGACCGGCGTCGCCGGCGGTGCCGTCTCCTCGCAGACCGTCGTGATCACCGGCCTCGCCGGACTCGCGGCCGGAGCCTTCTCGATGGCCGCCGGCGAGTACACCTCCGTCGCCTCGCAGCGCGAACTGGTCCAGGCCGAACTGGACGTCGAGCGTCGCCAGTTGCGCAAGCACCCGATCGACGAGATGGAGGAGCTCGCCGCGCTCTACGTCTCCCGGGGCGTCGAGCCCCGGCTCGCCCGCGAGGTCGCGATGCAGCTCTCCCGCGACCCGGAGCAGGCGCTGGAGATCCACGCCCGCGAGGAACTGGGCATCGACCCGGACGACCTGCCGTCGCCGACGGTCGCCGCCGTGTCGTCCTTCGGGTCGTTCGCGCTGGGCGCCCTGCTGCCCGTACTGCCGTATCTGCTCGGGGCGACCGCGCTGTGGCCGGCGGTGCTGCTGGCGCTGGTCGGGCTCTTCGCCTGCGGCGCGCTGGTGGCCCGGGTGACCGCCCGCAGCTGGTGGTTCAGCGGACTGCGCCAGCTCGTCCTCGGCGGCGCCGCGGCGGCCGTCACGTACGGGCTCGGCATGCTCTTCGGCGCGGCCCTGTAGCCCACCGGGTCCTGTGGCCGCCGCCTCGCGTCACCCGAAAGGCCCCCTGGACCACCAGGGGGCCTTTCCCCTGCCTCCCGCACCTGCCGTTGTCGCTGTGACGTATCTCCCTGGGCGGATCCCGCCTTCCGGTGAGACACTATGCGCAGCGCCACATAACTAGCCGGTTACCCGGCGGTTTCGAATCCCTGACCACCGGGGATGAGGCATAAGCGCCGCGGGCAATGAGGCCCGCTCCGCGACGGGTCGCCGGAGAACCCGGAATCACCCCGGACTCCTCGATTCGCCCCCTTACGGGAACGCCCCGGTTCCCGTGCCCCACAGCTGAGACAACGCCACCGCCCGTATCCGCGGTGTCCGCATGCTGGAATGAGCTATCCGCTTCCCGAGAAGCCAGCCATCATGTAACCTGCACGAAATTTCGCGGAGGGCCAACGTCGTCCCTCGGCTGCTGTATATGCCACGACGACGACGGGAGAGCCGATGCGTTCCGACGCCTGGTCGCCCATGGACGGTCGCCCCGCTCCGCAGGGGATGTACGACCCCCGTAACGAACACGACGCCTGTGGTGTCGGGTTCGTGGCCACCCTCACCGGTGTTGCCAGCCACACCCTGGTCGAGCAGGCGCTGACCGTACTGCGCAACCTCGAGCACCGCGGCGCCACCGGCTCCGAGCCCGACTCCGGAGACGGCGCGGGCATCCTGCTCCAGGTCCCGGACGCCTTCCTGCGCGAGGTCACCGACTTCCCGCTCCCCGCCGCCGGCTCCTACGCCGTGGGCATCGCCTTCCTCCCTGCCGACGGCTCCGCACAGGCCGTCTCGCAGATCGAGACGATCGCCCGCGAAGAGGGCCTGGACGTCCTCGGCTGGCGCGAGGTCCCCGTCGCCCCCGAGCTGCTCGGCGCCTCCGCCCGCTCCACCATGCCGGTCTTCCGCCAGCTCTTCGTCGCCGACGGCGTCAACAGCGGCATCGCGCTCGACCGCAAGGCCTTCGTCCTGCGCAAGCGCGCCGAGCGCCAGGCCGGGACCTACTTCCCGTCGCTGTCCGCCCGCACCATCGTCTACAAGGGCATGCTGACCACCGGCCAGCTGGAGCCCTTCTTCCCGGACCTGTCGGACCGCCGCTGCGCCTCCGCCGTGGCCCTGGTCCACTCCCGGTTCTCCACCAACACCTTCCCGAGCTGGCCGCTGGCCCACCCGTACCGCTTCGTCGCCCACAACGGTGAGATCAACACCGTCAAGGGCAACCGGAACTGGATGACCGCCCGCGAGGCCCAGCTCGTCTCGGACGTCTTCGGCGAGGGCTCCCTGGAGCGGATCTTCCCGATCTGCACCCCCGACGCCTCCGACTCCGCCTCCTTCGACGAGGTCCTGGAGCTGCTCCACCTCGGCGGCCGCTCGCTGCCGCACGCGGTCCTGATGATGGTCCCCGAGGCGTGGGAGAACCACGACTCCATGGACCCGGACCGGCGCGCCTTCTACCAGTACCACTCCACGATGATGGAGCCCTGGGACGGCCCCGCCTGCGTCACCTTCACCGACGGCACCCAGGTCGGCGCGGTCCTGGACCGCAACGGTCTGCGCCCCGGCCGCTACTGGGTCACCGACGAGGGCCTCGTCGTCCTCTCCTCCGAGGTCGGCGTCCTCGACATCGACCCCGCGAAGGTCGTCCGCAAGGGCCGCCTGCAGCCCGGCAAGATGTTCCTCGTCGACACCGCCGAGCACCGCATCATCGAGGACGACGAGATCAAGGCCGCCCTCGCCGCCGAGAAGCCGTACGCGCAGTGGCTGGAGACCGGCGAGATCGAGCTCTCCGACCTCCCCGAGCGCGAGCACATCGTGCACACCCACGCCTCGGTCACCCGCCGCCAGCAGACCTTCGGCTACACCGAGGAAGAGCTCCGCGTCATCCTCGCCCCGATGGCCCGCACCGGCGCCGAGCCGATCGGCTCCATGGGCACGGACTCGCCCATCGCGGCCCTGTCCGAGCGCCCCCGGCTGCTCTTCGACTACTTCACCCAGCTCTTCGCGCAGGTCACCAACCCGCCGCTGGACGCCATCCGCGAGGAGCTCGTCACCTCGCTGCGCTCCTCCCTCGGCCCCCAGGGCAACCTGCTCGACCCGACCGCCGCGTCCTGTCGCAGCGTCACCCTGCCCTTCCCGGTGATCGACAACGACGAGCTGGCCAAGCTCATCCACATCAACCACGACGGCGACATGCCGGGCATGAAGGCCGTGACGCTCTCCGGCCTCTACCGGGTCTCCGGCGGCGGCGACGCGCTGGCCGCCCGCATCGAGGAGATCTGCGCCGAGGCCGACGCGGCGATCGAGGGCGGCGCCCGCCTGATCGTCCTGTCCGACCGGCACTCCGACGCCGAGCACGCGCCGATCCCGTCGCTGCTGCTCACCTCGGCCGTCCACCACCACCTCATCCGCACCAAGCAGCGCACCCAGGTGGGCCTGCTCGTCGAGGCCGGGGACGTCCGCGAGGTCCACCACGTGGCCCTCCTCATCGGTTACGGCGCGGCCGCGGTCAACCCGTACCTGGCCATGGAGACCGTCGAGGACCTGGTCCGGGCCGGCACCTTCATCACGGACATCGAGCCCGAGCAGGCCATCCGCAACCTGATCTACGCCCTCGGCAAGGGCGTCCTCAAGGTCATGTCCAAGATGGGCATCTCCACCGTCGCCTCCTACCGCGGCGCCCAGGTCTTCGAGGCCGTCGGCCTCGACACCGCCTTCGTCGAGAAGTACTTCAACGGCACCGCCACCAAGATCGGCGGCGCGGGGCTCGACGTCATCGCCAAGGAGGTCGCCGCGCGCCACGCCAAGGCCTACCCGGTCTCCGGCGTCGCCTCCGCGCACCGCGCCCTCGACATCGGCGGCGAGTACCAGTGGCGCCGCGAGGGCGAGCCGCACCTCTTCGACCCCGAGACCGTCTTCCGCCTCCAGCACGCCACGCGCTCGAAGCGGTACGACATCTTCAAGAAGTACACCGAGCGGGTCAACGAGCAGTCCGAGCGGCTGATGACGCTGCGCGGCCTGTTCGGCTTCAGCTCCGACCGCCCCTCGATCCCGCTCGACGAGGTCGAGCCGGTCAGCGAGATCGTCAAGCGCTTCTCCACCGGCGCCATGTCGTACGGCTCCATCTCCAAGGAGGCGCACGAGACCCTCGCCATCGCCATGAACCAGCTGGGCGGCAAGTCCAACACCGGTGAGGGCGGCGAGGACCCGGACCGCCTCTACGACCCGGCGCGCCGCTCCGCGATCAAGCAGGTCGCCTCCGGCCGCTTCGGCGTCACGAGCGAGTACCTGGTCAACGCGGACGACATCCAGATCAAGATGGCCCAGGGCGCCAAGCCCGGCGAGGGCGGCCAGCTGCCCGG
It encodes:
- a CDS encoding VIT1/CCC1 transporter family protein; this translates as MSIIEAVAPLHEAHRDNHTHRDVNGGWLRPAVFGAMDGLVSNLALMTGVAGGAVSSQTVVITGLAGLAAGAFSMAAGEYTSVASQRELVQAELDVERRQLRKHPIDEMEELAALYVSRGVEPRLAREVAMQLSRDPEQALEIHAREELGIDPDDLPSPTVAAVSSFGSFALGALLPVLPYLLGATALWPAVLLALVGLFACGALVARVTARSWWFSGLRQLVLGGAAAAVTYGLGMLFGAAL
- the gltB gene encoding glutamate synthase large subunit — translated: MRSDAWSPMDGRPAPQGMYDPRNEHDACGVGFVATLTGVASHTLVEQALTVLRNLEHRGATGSEPDSGDGAGILLQVPDAFLREVTDFPLPAAGSYAVGIAFLPADGSAQAVSQIETIAREEGLDVLGWREVPVAPELLGASARSTMPVFRQLFVADGVNSGIALDRKAFVLRKRAERQAGTYFPSLSARTIVYKGMLTTGQLEPFFPDLSDRRCASAVALVHSRFSTNTFPSWPLAHPYRFVAHNGEINTVKGNRNWMTAREAQLVSDVFGEGSLERIFPICTPDASDSASFDEVLELLHLGGRSLPHAVLMMVPEAWENHDSMDPDRRAFYQYHSTMMEPWDGPACVTFTDGTQVGAVLDRNGLRPGRYWVTDEGLVVLSSEVGVLDIDPAKVVRKGRLQPGKMFLVDTAEHRIIEDDEIKAALAAEKPYAQWLETGEIELSDLPEREHIVHTHASVTRRQQTFGYTEEELRVILAPMARTGAEPIGSMGTDSPIAALSERPRLLFDYFTQLFAQVTNPPLDAIREELVTSLRSSLGPQGNLLDPTAASCRSVTLPFPVIDNDELAKLIHINHDGDMPGMKAVTLSGLYRVSGGGDALAARIEEICAEADAAIEGGARLIVLSDRHSDAEHAPIPSLLLTSAVHHHLIRTKQRTQVGLLVEAGDVREVHHVALLIGYGAAAVNPYLAMETVEDLVRAGTFITDIEPEQAIRNLIYALGKGVLKVMSKMGISTVASYRGAQVFEAVGLDTAFVEKYFNGTATKIGGAGLDVIAKEVAARHAKAYPVSGVASAHRALDIGGEYQWRREGEPHLFDPETVFRLQHATRSKRYDIFKKYTERVNEQSERLMTLRGLFGFSSDRPSIPLDEVEPVSEIVKRFSTGAMSYGSISKEAHETLAIAMNQLGGKSNTGEGGEDPDRLYDPARRSAIKQVASGRFGVTSEYLVNADDIQIKMAQGAKPGEGGQLPGHKVYPWVAKTRHSTPGVGLISPPPHHDIYSIEDLAQLIHDLKNANPEARIHVKLVSEVGVGTVAAGVSKAHADVVLISGHDGGTGASPLTSLKHAGGPWELGLAETQQTLLLNGLRDRIVVQTDGQLKTGRDVVIAALLGAEEFGFATAPLVVSGCVMMRVCHLDTCPVGIATQNPVLRERFSGKAEFVVNFFEFIAEEVRELLAELGFRTLEEAVGHAELLDTSRAVSHWKAQGLDLEPLFHVPELPEGAVRHALVEQDHGLEKALDNELIELAAEALNAESAETAQPVRAQVPIRNINRTVGTMLGHQVTKKFGGAGLPADTIDITFTGSAGQSFGAFLPAGVTLRLEGDANDYVGKGLSGGRVIVRPDRGADHLAEYSTIAGNTIAYGATGGELFLRGRTGERFCVRNSGALVVSEGVGDHGCEYMTGGTAVVLGETGRNFAAGMSGGVAYVIDLDRDNVNSGNAGAVEALTEADGAWLHDVVRRHHEETGSTVAEKLLADWDAAVSRFSKIIPTTYKAVLAAKDAAELAGLSEAETTEKMMEAATHG
- a CDS encoding ADP-ribosylglycohydrolase family protein; translation: MSADTTTVDDTLRPAEEDARHPTEPKGRTHFTVGTDTAATGLRQAGRDGRPQAAPPGSDATPTGPRPAGPEGWSRSTAPDGTAAGTPAPARGTRPSGGPAGEAGGRPAPADATTPGPPPPGHDGRAQPATASAALRGRTGRAQPAAGRAGRAGEGPEGPAGGVRRVAAAHQGPSGAASRTEGRARATGAGRDRIEGLLLGLAAGDAAGWPAARHRAARMPEWTRRLTRELDTFAEQNATTTLPVPIALNQPPEPLRLGPSDDAEWAVFTAEALLAAHGPLFRTLAPERRLRAAVDLAWNSLAGQVAAAAERAPEVESAVLPLRARISVRAGLGNLATGLRPPATGHDNPHYFDDAACVRAAVLALAHPGVPAAAAELADFDARYTQDGDGVHGARAMAAAVAAALGGASPEEAVEAALDQLPSATEIGRNGRYAVELARTAGSAFELVPLLEHQIVDHVYSYGIAAAETVPVALALALAARGEVAAAVPAAACLSRVADSAPALAGALTGALAGGSEIPATWREACRTLAGCALPRLAGTDLVELAGLLAATEPGTPGGQFRHDRPKHPLSG
- a CDS encoding ADP-ribosylglycohydrolase family protein, giving the protein MTDPSIPSLDDRITGSLLGAAVGDALGGPVEGYTPEQIAERHGGRVTGVVGPWNGAEWRTARPIAPYHKGDGHVTDDTLMTHALIRVYEKVRDHLDAHAVAEHLVPELMDRTVWIPELEAEALPLQRIFLAEKWIVTRLHYGHADPREAGTGNIVNCGAAMYMAPVGLVNAANPPAAYAEALDIAGAHQSSYGREAAGVFAAAVAAACLPGATPGSVVEATLSLAKDGTRAAIEAVADVAAAHRDFETALAPLRRAVAPFDSVGPDYRRPSLDARRPSRLHAIEELPIALGMLLVGEGDYRRTVLGAVNYGRDCDSIATMAGAISGALHGASAVPAEWAKQVAEASRLDLHAPATALARVTHEVFLRDVRRHEAHACAYAALTGGTAR
- a CDS encoding ADP-ribosylglycohydrolase family protein, with the protein product MVGGTTVTGVRERARGALLGLAVGDALGAPAENLRPSEIRRRWGRIEGFVTDRPAGTDDTEYAIFSGLLLARHGSALTVAHVERAWHHWIADLDEGPFRGAGFSERGTLENLRRGLAAPISAQHRHAWSDGLAMRAAPFGVFAAGRPAEAARLVAIDGTVSHEGEGIYGGQAVAAGVAAAMDGASVTSVIAAALSVVPMDSWTARSMRRAVVAAQRIQPDPLTRERTVRSAVVIGGYPWTDLAPEAVALAFGAFAAARGDFRTSVLTAVNMGRDADTTAAVAGALAGALGGAAAIPEEWSSAIPPVAGSCLPSMRGYHVLDIADLLTPEEDPA